A genomic window from Streptomyces broussonetiae includes:
- a CDS encoding ABC transporter substrate-binding protein encodes MRTRLRRLTTAAAASAFALVLAACSSSSSGTTADGKTVLTVVGFEGGGNEIADIPAINAAFEKAHPNIKVDYKYVANTEYDAYNNTRLAAGTAADVLMVNKDRLTTWQQQGFLADLSDQPWVKRMLPNLAPYTQVDGKTYDFVQQNIPIGLYANLDLLKKAGIKQVPQTWPELISDLKTLRAKNMGGLEIPNLKGWDAEQVSLALAANLIDPSWGSGYDKGTSTWAATWSPVIDHLKQLLTSGLVDGKTMNGLDPFSQGVSQFTAGKWAFYVDGAWDLSHYQQSAKFGFTLNPFPGGPAGGKPKTFTFIGSGWSVNGASSHKNAAESYVDFMSQPQQDSAYLKAESCFTTLTDVPSPKVTQSAPVAAAFAAGNTSPSQVEVPNYPNSEDKFTAQLNALFNNPSMDTGALLKQLDKEIPKTPSKK; translated from the coding sequence TTGAGAACTCGCCTTCGCCGACTGACCACAGCGGCGGCAGCCTCGGCCTTCGCCCTCGTCCTGGCCGCCTGTTCGTCCTCCTCCTCCGGCACCACCGCCGACGGAAAGACCGTCCTCACCGTGGTCGGGTTCGAGGGCGGCGGCAACGAGATCGCCGACATCCCGGCCATCAACGCGGCCTTCGAGAAGGCTCACCCCAACATCAAGGTCGACTACAAGTACGTCGCCAACACCGAGTACGACGCCTACAACAACACCCGGCTCGCCGCGGGAACCGCCGCGGACGTCCTCATGGTCAACAAGGACCGCCTGACCACCTGGCAGCAGCAGGGCTTCCTCGCCGACCTCAGCGACCAGCCCTGGGTCAAGCGGATGCTCCCCAACCTGGCCCCGTACACGCAGGTCGACGGCAAGACCTACGACTTCGTCCAGCAGAACATCCCGATCGGCCTGTACGCCAACCTTGACCTGCTGAAGAAGGCGGGCATCAAGCAGGTGCCGCAGACCTGGCCCGAACTGATCAGCGATCTCAAGACGCTCAGGGCGAAGAACATGGGCGGCCTGGAGATACCCAACCTCAAGGGCTGGGACGCCGAACAGGTCTCCCTCGCCCTGGCCGCCAACCTCATCGACCCCTCCTGGGGCAGCGGCTACGACAAGGGCACCTCCACCTGGGCCGCCACCTGGAGCCCGGTGATCGACCACCTCAAGCAGCTGCTGACCAGCGGTCTCGTCGACGGCAAGACCATGAACGGCCTGGACCCCTTCAGCCAGGGCGTCTCGCAGTTCACCGCGGGCAAGTGGGCCTTCTACGTCGACGGCGCCTGGGACCTGAGCCACTACCAGCAGAGCGCCAAGTTCGGCTTCACGCTCAACCCCTTCCCCGGCGGCCCGGCGGGCGGCAAGCCCAAGACCTTCACCTTCATCGGCTCGGGGTGGTCGGTCAACGGCGCCTCCTCGCACAAGAACGCGGCCGAGAGCTACGTCGACTTCATGTCGCAGCCGCAGCAGGACAGCGCCTATCTGAAGGCCGAGAGCTGCTTCACGACGCTGACCGACGTGCCGAGCCCCAAGGTCACCCAGTCCGCCCCGGTCGCCGCCGCCTTCGCCGCCGGCAACACCAGTCCCTCTCAAGTCGAGGTGCCCAACTACCCGAACTCAGAGGACAAGTTCACCGCTCAGCTCAACGCGCTCTTCAACAACCCGTCCATGGACACCGGCGCGCTGCTGAAGCAACTCGACAAGGAAATCCCGAAGACCCCGTCGAAGAAATAG
- a CDS encoding glycoside hydrolase family 2 protein, with protein sequence MQNGGSPEGHGPGPRDDDGTAAAAPAAPPRPEYPRPQFVRRDWLCLNGTWQFEIDQADTGLERGLVHRELASTITVPFAPEAPLSGIGCQDFLEAVWYRRTLPIPHEWAGQRILLHFQAVDHDATVWIDGHEVGRHRGGFSSFTLDITEFAAPGTAPDLVVRARDSRAGVQARGKQSTRYDTYEAFYPRTTGIWQTVWLEPVPRVHLLRPRITPDAAGGRFLLDLPISANAPGHHCRAVLADDEGTITEATAPLDADRTAHLVLDIPAERRRLWQPGHPYLYTLTLEVRTAEGELVDSVASYAGLRSVTIDGHAVLLNGRHVFQRLVLDQGWYPDGLMTAPDDESLVRDIELSMAAGFNGARLHQKVFEERFLHHADRLGYLVWGEFGDWGARAGTRPERQAPTASFITQWLEVLQRDYSHPSIIGWCPLNETFQKITDRITVLDDVTRGMFLATKTADRTRPVIDSSGYSHRVPETDVYDSHNYEQDPERFAQDMAGLADGKPFVNTAPDGSAWSLPYAGQPYFCSEFGGIHWPTDQAGLPDTGSWGYGSTPASEEAWYERFAGLVGALIDDPLMFGYCYTQLTDVFQEQNGIYRFDRTEKLDVARIRKIQTRTAAYELDQP encoded by the coding sequence ATGCAAAACGGCGGCTCCCCAGAGGGACACGGTCCTGGACCCCGGGACGACGACGGTACCGCCGCGGCCGCCCCCGCGGCCCCGCCCCGGCCGGAGTACCCCCGACCGCAGTTCGTGCGCCGCGACTGGCTCTGTCTCAACGGCACCTGGCAGTTCGAGATCGACCAAGCCGACACGGGTCTGGAGCGCGGCCTGGTGCACCGGGAACTCGCCTCCACCATCACCGTCCCCTTCGCGCCCGAGGCTCCGCTGTCGGGCATCGGCTGCCAGGACTTCCTGGAGGCCGTCTGGTACCGCCGGACGCTTCCGATCCCGCACGAGTGGGCCGGGCAGCGCATCCTGCTGCACTTCCAGGCCGTCGACCACGACGCGACGGTGTGGATCGACGGGCACGAGGTGGGCCGCCACCGGGGCGGCTTCAGCAGCTTCACCCTCGACATCACCGAGTTCGCCGCCCCGGGCACCGCCCCGGACCTCGTGGTGCGGGCGCGGGACAGCCGAGCCGGCGTCCAGGCCCGCGGCAAGCAGTCCACCCGGTACGACACCTACGAGGCGTTCTACCCGCGGACCACGGGCATCTGGCAGACCGTCTGGTTGGAGCCCGTCCCCCGGGTCCACCTGCTCCGGCCGCGCATCACCCCGGACGCGGCCGGTGGCCGGTTCCTACTCGACCTCCCGATCTCCGCCAACGCCCCCGGCCACCACTGCCGCGCCGTCCTCGCGGACGACGAGGGAACGATCACCGAGGCGACGGCTCCGCTCGATGCGGACCGTACGGCACACCTCGTCCTGGACATCCCCGCCGAACGGCGCCGACTGTGGCAGCCGGGACACCCGTACCTGTACACACTCACCCTCGAGGTACGCACCGCCGAGGGCGAACTGGTCGACTCGGTCGCGAGCTACGCGGGGCTACGGTCCGTGACGATCGACGGCCACGCCGTTCTGCTCAACGGACGGCACGTCTTCCAGCGTCTCGTCCTGGACCAGGGCTGGTACCCCGACGGCCTGATGACGGCGCCGGACGACGAGTCCCTCGTACGCGACATCGAACTGTCGATGGCCGCCGGCTTCAACGGCGCACGCCTGCACCAGAAGGTCTTCGAGGAGAGGTTCCTCCACCACGCCGACCGTCTCGGCTACCTCGTGTGGGGCGAGTTCGGCGACTGGGGCGCCAGAGCCGGAACGCGGCCCGAACGCCAGGCTCCGACCGCCTCGTTCATCACCCAGTGGCTCGAAGTCCTCCAGCGGGACTACTCGCACCCCTCGATCATCGGCTGGTGCCCCCTCAACGAGACCTTCCAGAAGATCACCGACCGCATCACCGTGCTCGACGACGTCACCCGGGGCATGTTCCTCGCCACCAAGACCGCCGACCGGACCCGGCCGGTGATCGACAGCTCGGGATACTCCCACCGGGTGCCCGAGACCGACGTCTACGACTCCCACAACTACGAGCAGGACCCCGAACGCTTCGCCCAGGACATGGCGGGCCTCGCCGACGGCAAACCGTTCGTGAACACTGCACCGGACGGCAGCGCCTGGTCCCTGCCGTACGCCGGACAGCCCTACTTCTGCAGCGAGTTCGGCGGTATCCACTGGCCGACCGACCAGGCAGGGCTCCCCGACACCGGCTCGTGGGGCTACGGCAGCACGCCCGCGAGCGAGGAGGCCTGGTACGAGCGCTTCGCCGGCCTGGTGGGCGCCCTGATCGACGACCCCCTGATGTTCGGCTACTGCTACACGCAGCTCACCGACGTCTTCCAGGAACAGAACGGCATCTACCGGTTCGACCGGACCGAGAAGCTCGACGTGGCACGCATCCGGAAGATCCAGACCCGGACCGCGGCCTACGAACTCGACCAGCCCTGA
- a CDS encoding carbohydrate ABC transporter permease translates to MTLTAPSTTRAVSPAPADTAPRRRRRLRSAGSHIGLLMVTLVVVAPILLMVKVSLQSDADFAAHPLSWPSHWSLHNYVAAVHAMNYGRSLYNTVLITGGAAALVVLTGSLAAWPMSRISRRWTRTVYQLFVAGLTVPVFVMITPLYMFMRDLGLLDSYASVILAEAAISLPFAVLFFTSFLRSVPVDLEEAAAIDGAGPLRTYWHVILPVLRPASATLVITLTLAIWNDLVIPLVLLTSDAKQTMTLDVYSTIGTHAYSTSQLLPTVVLGTVPLLIVFLVLQRHIVAGITAGVSKG, encoded by the coding sequence ATGACCCTTACCGCCCCCAGCACCACGAGAGCCGTCAGCCCCGCCCCGGCGGACACCGCCCCGCGGCGCCGGCGCAGGCTGCGCAGTGCCGGCTCGCACATCGGCCTGCTCATGGTCACCCTGGTCGTCGTCGCCCCGATCCTGCTCATGGTGAAGGTCTCGCTGCAGTCCGACGCCGACTTCGCCGCCCACCCGCTGTCCTGGCCCAGCCACTGGAGCCTGCACAACTACGTGGCCGCGGTGCATGCCATGAACTACGGGCGCAGCCTCTACAACACCGTCCTGATCACCGGCGGCGCCGCCGCCCTGGTCGTCCTGACCGGATCACTCGCGGCCTGGCCGATGTCGCGCATCTCCCGCCGCTGGACCAGGACGGTCTACCAGCTCTTCGTGGCCGGCCTCACGGTCCCCGTCTTCGTCATGATCACTCCGCTGTACATGTTCATGCGGGACCTCGGACTACTGGACTCCTACGCCTCGGTGATCCTCGCGGAGGCCGCGATCAGCCTCCCCTTCGCCGTGCTCTTCTTCACCAGCTTCCTGAGATCCGTACCCGTCGATCTCGAAGAGGCCGCCGCCATCGACGGGGCGGGTCCACTGCGCACGTACTGGCACGTCATCCTGCCCGTCCTGCGCCCGGCGTCCGCCACCCTCGTCATCACCCTGACCCTGGCCATCTGGAACGACCTGGTCATCCCCCTGGTCCTGCTGACCTCCGACGCCAAGCAGACGATGACGCTGGACGTGTACTCCACGATCGGCACCCACGCCTACAGCACCTCCCAGCTCCTGCCCACCGTCGTCCTGGGCACCGTCCCGCTGCTCATCGTCTTCCTCGTGCTGCAACGGCACATAGTCGCCGGTATCACCGCCGGGGTCAGCAAGGGATGA
- a CDS encoding carbohydrate ABC transporter permease, with amino-acid sequence MRLTTRSAALLMLPATALYALFVIYPTIRSVLLSLTDAHGVIGGSFVGLDNYREAFQDPQVLAALKNTLVYTVVVVVVQNALGLGIAYWLYNSPAVRSIARTGLLMPAMMALVAVSYLWSFLYSPVGGPLDAVMNALGLHGLETSWLGDTHTALMAIAVSYMWMYLGYTATIYLSNYLSIPADLMEAAALDGARGWTRFRRIDWPLLAPSLTVNMTLSTIGSLRVFDLPFIMTDGGPANSTQTLSYVVFEDSFKDFRFAYGTAVAVLLLVITVIVGVLLTTVLRRREVAA; translated from the coding sequence GTGAGACTCACCACCCGATCCGCCGCGCTGCTCATGCTTCCGGCCACCGCCCTGTACGCCCTGTTCGTCATCTACCCCACCATCAGGTCCGTTCTGCTCAGCCTCACCGACGCCCACGGCGTCATCGGCGGATCGTTCGTCGGCCTGGACAACTACCGCGAGGCCTTCCAGGACCCGCAGGTGCTCGCCGCGCTCAAGAACACCCTCGTCTACACGGTCGTGGTGGTCGTCGTACAGAACGCGCTGGGCCTCGGCATCGCCTACTGGCTCTACAACTCACCCGCCGTCCGCAGCATCGCCCGCACCGGGCTGCTCATGCCCGCGATGATGGCCCTGGTCGCCGTATCCTACCTGTGGTCGTTCCTCTACTCACCGGTCGGCGGCCCGCTCGACGCCGTCATGAACGCCCTCGGCCTGCACGGTCTGGAGACCTCCTGGCTCGGTGACACCCACACCGCCCTGATGGCGATCGCCGTGTCCTACATGTGGATGTACCTCGGCTACACCGCCACCATCTACCTCTCCAACTACCTGTCCATCCCCGCCGATCTAATGGAAGCGGCGGCCCTCGACGGTGCCCGCGGGTGGACCCGGTTCCGCCGCATCGACTGGCCGCTGCTCGCACCGTCCCTCACCGTGAACATGACCCTGTCGACTATCGGTTCACTGCGCGTGTTCGACCTGCCCTTCATCATGACCGACGGCGGCCCCGCCAACTCGACCCAGACCCTGAGCTACGTCGTCTTCGAGGACAGCTTCAAGGACTTCCGCTTCGCCTACGGCACCGCGGTGGCCGTCCTCCTGCTGGTCATCACCGTCATCGTCGGTGTGCTCCTCACCACCGTCCTGCGCCGCCGGGAGGTCGCCGCATGA
- a CDS encoding MFS transporter: MAPRLLPRFGLRALNGGGVAVTTVGYLLLAGLSSHGTYAADVLPGLILVPLGGGLVLVGSTVAGVDGATGEDAGIATSMNNASMQIGSAIGLAALVSLGTGHAAVLQRAGTDPVTAAAHGYAFSFAIAAGLTAFGAFLGFAGIHPTPAETSTVRTNAKERVV, encoded by the coding sequence ATGGCACCACGCCTCCTTCCCCGGTTCGGTCTGCGGGCCCTGAACGGAGGAGGGGTTGCGGTCACCACCGTCGGCTACCTCCTCCTTGCCGGGCTGAGCAGCCACGGCACCTATGCGGCCGACGTACTGCCCGGACTGATCCTCGTGCCGCTGGGAGGCGGCCTCGTCCTCGTCGGATCCACTGTCGCCGGAGTGGACGGCGCCACCGGTGAGGACGCGGGCATCGCCACCAGCATGAACAATGCGTCCATGCAGATCGGCAGCGCCATCGGCCTGGCGGCCCTGGTCTCACTGGGCACCGGCCACGCCGCCGTGCTACAGCGTGCGGGCACCGACCCGGTGACCGCCGCCGCGCACGGTTACGCCTTCAGCTTCGCCATCGCCGCCGGCCTGACGGCCTTCGGTGCGTTCCTCGGCTTCGCCGGAATCCACCCGACACCGGCCGAGACTTCGACGGTGAGGACCAACGCCAAGGAGCGCGTGGTCTGA
- a CDS encoding LacI family DNA-binding transcriptional regulator: protein MTAPTLRDVAERAGVSIRTVSNVVNGYARVTDATKVRVQAAIDELGYRPNLMARNLKQGRTRIIALVVPALDVPYFAELVRLIIGEARARGYAVLIDQTDGDVERERELIMEASRAVSFDGVIASPLSLTAADLESRHGSAPILLLGEKIFDSSADHVAIDNVTAAREMTAHLIGLGRRRIAAIGVHQDPTDGTAVLRTRGYREAFTQAGLTVDESLMVPTPHYERRHGAAAMAQLLDHPEPPDAVFCFSDLLALGAMRVAFSRGLRIPEDLALAGFDDIEDGRYSTPTLTTIAPDKRQLARAAVAGILARIESDAYDAPVEITASHRLVVRESTVGGAVGQPV, encoded by the coding sequence ATGACGGCCCCCACGCTCCGAGACGTCGCCGAGCGTGCCGGCGTCTCGATCCGCACGGTGTCCAATGTGGTCAACGGCTACGCCCGGGTGACCGACGCCACCAAGGTGCGGGTCCAGGCGGCGATCGACGAGCTCGGATATCGCCCCAACCTGATGGCGCGCAACCTGAAACAGGGACGCACGCGCATCATCGCGCTGGTGGTGCCGGCACTCGACGTGCCCTACTTCGCCGAACTCGTGCGCCTGATCATCGGTGAGGCGCGCGCCCGCGGATACGCCGTCCTCATCGACCAGACCGACGGCGACGTCGAACGGGAGCGGGAACTGATCATGGAGGCGTCGCGCGCGGTCAGTTTCGACGGCGTGATCGCCAGCCCGCTCTCCCTGACCGCCGCCGATCTCGAATCCCGCCACGGTTCGGCGCCCATCCTCCTGCTCGGTGAGAAGATCTTCGACTCCAGCGCCGACCACGTCGCCATCGACAACGTCACCGCCGCGCGGGAGATGACCGCCCATCTCATCGGTCTGGGACGCCGGCGAATCGCCGCCATCGGCGTCCACCAGGACCCCACGGACGGCACCGCCGTCCTGCGCACCCGCGGTTACCGGGAGGCATTCACACAGGCCGGCCTCACTGTGGACGAATCGCTCATGGTGCCGACGCCGCACTACGAACGCCGGCACGGAGCCGCGGCGATGGCCCAGCTCCTGGACCATCCCGAACCGCCGGACGCGGTGTTCTGCTTCAGTGATCTGCTGGCCCTCGGCGCCATGCGTGTGGCCTTCTCCCGGGGGTTGCGCATCCCTGAGGACCTGGCTCTGGCCGGCTTCGACGACATCGAGGACGGCCGCTACAGCACCCCCACCCTGACCACCATCGCCCCCGACAAGCGCCAGTTGGCGCGTGCCGCGGTGGCGGGGATCCTGGCCAGGATCGAGTCCGACGCGTACGACGCACCCGTGGAGATCACGGCTTCCCATCGACTGGTCGTCAGGGAGAGCACGGTCGGCGGGGCAGTCGGCCAGCCCGTGTGA